Proteins encoded by one window of Streptomyces sp. LX-29:
- a CDS encoding alpha/beta fold hydrolase, whose translation MSPTRDDPAVVFPFGLPDPEAPVRVFCLPYAGGGAGLYRTWARRGDADAAFVPVQLPGRENRLHEEPEKDFDSLAERLATVIAPWTGDRYALFGHSMGGMLAHELARRLEELTGTPARLLAVSACAAPDVERPEWRIHDLPREEFVAQVRRLNGTPRELFEDEDLLDLCLPRIRADFSVLASYRYRPRSPLAMPVTAFGGTRDDQVPTWSVENWREHTDGDFRLHLVDDDHFFLHRHEQAVAEHIRDALRRVDA comes from the coding sequence ATGAGCCCCACACGCGACGACCCCGCCGTAGTGTTCCCCTTCGGCCTGCCCGACCCCGAGGCGCCGGTCCGGGTCTTCTGCCTCCCCTACGCGGGCGGCGGCGCCGGCCTCTACCGCACCTGGGCCCGACGCGGCGACGCCGACGCGGCGTTCGTCCCCGTGCAGCTCCCGGGCCGCGAGAACCGGCTCCACGAAGAGCCCGAGAAGGACTTCGACTCCCTCGCCGAACGCCTGGCGACGGTCATCGCGCCCTGGACCGGAGACCGCTACGCCCTCTTCGGGCACAGCATGGGCGGCATGCTCGCGCACGAACTCGCCCGCCGCCTGGAGGAGTTGACGGGAACTCCCGCGCGGCTGCTCGCGGTGTCCGCGTGCGCGGCCCCCGACGTGGAACGCCCCGAGTGGCGCATTCACGACCTGCCCCGCGAGGAGTTCGTCGCGCAGGTGCGGCGACTCAACGGCACCCCGCGCGAGCTGTTCGAGGACGAGGACCTCCTCGACCTGTGCCTGCCGCGGATCCGCGCCGACTTCTCCGTCCTGGCGAGCTACCGCTACCGACCGCGGTCGCCGCTCGCCATGCCGGTCACCGCCTTCGGCGGGACCCGCGACGACCAGGTGCCCACCTGGTCCGTGGAGAACTGGCGCGAGCACACCGACGGCGACTTCCGGCTGCACCTGGTGGACGACGACCACTTCTTCCTCCACCGGCACGAGCAGGCCGTCGCCGAGCACATCCGCGACGCGCTGCGCCGCGTGGACGCGTAG
- a CDS encoding class I SAM-dependent methyltransferase yields the protein MNKTGATMTEVYNHALAAWSISAAWEIGVFDAIREQGSLEMGAFAAGQGLDAASLRELVRVLASADVVSRDPDHEDAVRPGPNFAEADRSKSLFHWMTRGCGELFSTLPDLLRTDNRVGSFYRRDAAAISVACREINAEWWDPVFLPVVNELDFSYVADLGSGSGGRLIRLAQSRPGVRGLGIDAADGAIDVATKAVAEAGLADRITITQGDATALEPRPEYAGVDLLTSFMMGHDFWPRAEAVASLRRIREVFPDLKHFLLADATRTTAYGDRDMPIFSMAFEFAHAVMGDYLPTLEEWGPVFEEAGWRVAGQHPISVPADSVMFHLVPVE from the coding sequence GTGAACAAGACTGGCGCGACGATGACCGAGGTGTACAACCACGCCCTGGCGGCATGGTCGATCAGCGCGGCGTGGGAGATCGGCGTCTTCGACGCGATACGCGAGCAGGGCTCCCTGGAGATGGGGGCGTTCGCGGCCGGACAGGGGCTCGACGCGGCCTCCCTGCGGGAACTCGTGCGGGTGCTGGCCTCGGCCGACGTGGTCAGCCGGGACCCCGACCACGAGGACGCCGTCCGGCCCGGCCCGAACTTCGCGGAGGCGGACCGCTCCAAGTCCCTGTTCCACTGGATGACCCGCGGGTGTGGGGAGCTGTTCAGCACCCTCCCGGACCTGCTCCGCACCGACAACCGGGTCGGCTCCTTCTACCGGCGCGACGCGGCCGCCATCAGCGTCGCCTGCCGTGAGATCAACGCGGAGTGGTGGGACCCGGTCTTCCTGCCGGTCGTGAACGAGCTGGACTTCAGCTACGTCGCGGACCTCGGCTCCGGCAGCGGCGGGCGCCTGATCCGGCTGGCCCAGTCCCGGCCCGGCGTGCGGGGTCTCGGCATCGACGCGGCCGACGGAGCCATCGACGTCGCCACCAAGGCCGTCGCGGAAGCGGGCCTCGCCGACCGGATCACCATCACCCAGGGCGACGCCACGGCCCTCGAGCCGCGCCCCGAGTACGCCGGGGTCGACCTGCTGACCTCCTTCATGATGGGCCACGACTTCTGGCCCCGTGCCGAGGCCGTCGCCTCCCTGCGCCGCATCCGGGAGGTCTTCCCCGACCTCAAGCACTTCCTGCTCGCCGACGCCACCCGCACGACCGCGTACGGGGACCGCGACATGCCCATCTTCAGCATGGCCTTCGAGTTCGCGCACGCCGTGATGGGTGACTACCTGCCCACCCTGGAGGAGTGGGGCCCGGTCTTCGAGGAGGCCGGCTGGCGCGTGGCGGGACAGCACCCCATCTCCGTCCCGGCGGACAGCGTGATGTTCCACCTCGTTCCCGTGGAGTGA
- a CDS encoding GYD domain-containing protein, translating to MQYLILAQYSQEVVRGVLHNPQGIVARDEHAFKFYGSLGGKVVNYWFTRDVEYNFAVVVDFPDLEAAHAAVLTGYSTGAFSNSKLIPLVDTDEFVGALKRAEPARDLFYPPQSPPESEDAEKAAE from the coding sequence GTGCAGTACCTGATTCTTGCCCAGTATTCACAGGAAGTCGTCCGGGGTGTGCTGCACAATCCCCAGGGCATCGTCGCCCGGGACGAGCACGCTTTCAAGTTCTACGGTTCCCTCGGCGGAAAGGTCGTGAACTACTGGTTCACCCGCGACGTCGAGTACAACTTCGCCGTCGTCGTCGACTTCCCGGACCTCGAGGCCGCCCACGCCGCAGTGCTGACGGGCTACTCGACCGGCGCCTTCAGCAACAGCAAGCTGATTCCGCTGGTCGACACCGATGAATTCGTCGGTGCTCTGAAGCGCGCCGAGCCGGCCCGTGACCTCTTCTACCCGCCGCAGTCGCCGCCGGAGTCCGAGGACGCCGAAAAGGCCGCTGAGTAG
- a CDS encoding type I polyketide synthase: protein MELLRLRSAEDGRRPAFTYLADGEAVTERLTYADLDLRARAIAAELRRLNAPGERVLMLYPSGPEFVAAFFGCLYAGMVAVPAYPPRSDKHAARLNAVAEDSGASIVAAPGWLHDQLAGTYHAQARWVATDRVPLSAAEDWREPAVEPDELAFLQYTSGSTGNPKGVMLSHANLLHNCAMMAEAMGHSERPVFVSWLPLFHDMGLIANLLQALFWHAELVYMPPEAFLLEPIRWLRALSDHQGTLSCAPNFAYELCVRRTRPEDRAGLDLSHWQVALNGAEPIRAETLERFARAYAEHGFRDTAWYPGYGLAENSVFVSADRPGDGATVYHLDGAALEQDRIVEVAPGTPGSRAVVGVGRAHLDQRLAVVDPRTRRAVPDGQVGEVWLSGPSAGHGYWQRPEETAETFGNRRADEPADAAATWVATGDKGFRSADGRLCITGRIKDMIIVRGRNLYPQDIERTVEGVDPVFRPGCTAAFALEPEAGADGSTGEERVVVVQEVRGDEIDEADAARLGAAVAAAVAAEHDVPLHALVLLRTRAVPKTSSGKIARRAARRGYLDGTLATVATWTAPTPAGPATSSGETGEAGHDDLVRLVTETVADHLGLTPEQLDPRASFSVYGVDSASAIAISGALQRALGRRLPAALLYQHPTAEEIARHLAGDDAPVAEPAASGGPDRDEPIAVVGMACRLPGAEDTDDFWKLLLEGTDAIGEVPAERWDADALYDPRLGRPGTTSTRWGGFLSRVADFDPEFFGIAPSEAAAIDPQQRLLLEVAWEALENAALVPDALAGSATGVYVGISNNDYTRLTAGAKEALDAHYGTGNALSIAANRLSYLLDLRGPSMAVDTACSSSLVAVHQACEALRRGEATLALAGGVNLILSPDYTAVFSRARMMAADGRCKAFDERADGYVRSEGCGVVVLKPLSRAQADGDRVLAVIRGSAVNQDGRSNGLTAPHGQAQQDVIRAAWGAAGVSQDELGYIEAHGTGTALGDPVEYESLTEVLTRGPGRSETAGPCYLGSVKTNVGHLESAAGIAGLIKVVLALQHRTIPPHLHLTRLNPHIADLDTPLEIPVEPREWPAGRRTAGVSAFGFGGTNAHVVLSEAPAAAPPGSSGALGRDSAEGAADGPADEVLTLSARGPQALRELAARYAELLADTAEPLGDIAHTAATGRALWPHRLAVAAATAEEAGEALARFAESGRPSAAVARGRAPRRAPALAFLFTGQGSHRAGMGTELYRDWTVYREAFDECARVLDKRFGFDLHEVIGDAEALARTEYAQPAIFAVEYALAALWRSLGVEPTHLLGHSVGEYVAACLAGVFELDDALTLLGTRARLMQGLPAGGAMRAVRAGEREALEALAPYADRVALAAVNGPEEVVLSGEAEAVAAVAEGLRKQGRTSKGMRTSHAFHSPLLDPVLEEFRRAVEQVTLRPPRLPLVSSLTGAPAGPRMATADYWVDQMRHAVRYADGVATLAAEGCTLGVEIGPDAVLAPLARRIAKGAKSTGEGAGETLWVSSLRAGRAEGRALAQALGAAWAAGVSVDWPAVRAGRGGRRVQLPSYPFQRRRFWLPDELRAPAADETGTWDGAAAGRHPLLGRRLPGIAGDPGRHAWQRALAQDQVAVLDDHRIQGRVVAPGTSYIEMALAAARELDPESTYTLQDVAYHSVLSVPPDGARVVQVGLHGRPGQPLAFSVHSRGTADTSGWTQHATARLVRTAAPESAVSDGGARTEVSNGERTS from the coding sequence GTGGAGCTCCTTCGGCTACGGAGCGCGGAAGACGGGCGACGGCCGGCGTTCACCTATCTGGCCGACGGCGAGGCCGTCACGGAACGACTCACCTACGCCGACCTCGATCTGCGGGCCCGCGCCATCGCCGCCGAGCTGCGCCGCCTGAACGCCCCGGGCGAGCGGGTGCTGATGCTCTACCCGTCCGGGCCCGAGTTCGTGGCCGCGTTCTTCGGCTGCCTGTACGCGGGCATGGTCGCCGTCCCCGCCTATCCGCCGCGCTCCGACAAGCACGCCGCCCGACTCAACGCGGTCGCGGAGGACTCGGGCGCCTCGATCGTCGCCGCCCCCGGCTGGCTGCACGACCAGCTGGCCGGCACCTACCACGCGCAGGCGCGCTGGGTGGCCACCGACCGGGTGCCGCTCTCCGCCGCCGAGGACTGGCGCGAGCCGGCCGTCGAACCGGACGAACTGGCCTTCCTCCAGTACACCTCCGGCTCCACCGGCAACCCCAAGGGCGTGATGCTCAGCCACGCCAACCTGCTGCACAACTGCGCGATGATGGCCGAGGCGATGGGCCACAGCGAGCGCCCGGTCTTCGTCTCCTGGCTGCCGCTCTTCCACGACATGGGGCTGATCGCCAACCTGCTCCAGGCCCTGTTCTGGCACGCCGAGCTGGTCTACATGCCCCCGGAGGCGTTCCTGCTGGAGCCGATCCGCTGGCTGCGGGCGCTCTCCGACCACCAGGGCACCCTGAGCTGCGCGCCCAACTTCGCCTACGAGCTGTGCGTGCGCCGCACCCGCCCCGAGGACCGGGCCGGGCTCGACCTGAGCCACTGGCAGGTGGCGCTCAACGGAGCGGAGCCGATCCGCGCCGAGACGCTGGAGCGCTTCGCCCGCGCCTACGCCGAGCACGGCTTCCGTGACACCGCCTGGTACCCCGGCTACGGCCTCGCCGAGAACTCCGTCTTCGTCTCCGCCGACCGCCCCGGCGACGGCGCCACCGTCTACCACCTGGACGGCGCCGCCCTGGAGCAGGACCGGATCGTCGAGGTCGCCCCCGGCACCCCCGGCTCCCGCGCGGTGGTCGGCGTCGGCCGCGCCCACCTCGACCAGCGGCTGGCCGTCGTCGACCCGCGGACCCGGCGCGCCGTGCCGGACGGGCAGGTCGGCGAGGTCTGGCTGAGCGGGCCCAGCGCCGGACACGGCTACTGGCAGCGGCCCGAGGAGACCGCCGAGACCTTCGGCAACCGGCGGGCCGACGAGCCCGCGGACGCCGCCGCCACCTGGGTGGCCACCGGCGACAAGGGCTTCCGCTCCGCCGACGGCCGGCTCTGCATCACCGGACGCATCAAGGACATGATCATCGTCCGCGGGCGCAACCTCTACCCGCAGGACATCGAGCGCACCGTCGAGGGCGTCGACCCCGTCTTCCGGCCCGGCTGCACCGCGGCCTTCGCCCTGGAGCCCGAGGCGGGCGCGGACGGCTCCACCGGTGAGGAGCGCGTCGTCGTCGTCCAGGAGGTGCGCGGCGACGAGATCGACGAGGCGGACGCCGCACGGCTGGGCGCCGCCGTGGCCGCGGCCGTCGCCGCCGAACACGACGTTCCGCTGCACGCGTTGGTCCTGCTGCGCACCCGGGCCGTGCCCAAGACCTCCAGCGGGAAGATCGCCCGCCGAGCCGCCAGGCGCGGCTACCTCGACGGCACCCTGGCCACGGTCGCGACCTGGACCGCGCCGACCCCGGCCGGGCCCGCGACCTCGTCCGGGGAGACGGGCGAGGCCGGCCACGACGACCTCGTACGGCTGGTGACCGAGACCGTCGCCGACCACCTCGGCCTGACCCCGGAGCAGCTCGACCCCCGTGCGAGCTTCAGCGTCTACGGCGTCGACTCGGCCTCCGCGATCGCCATCTCCGGCGCCCTCCAGCGCGCGCTGGGCCGCCGGCTCCCCGCCGCCCTGCTCTACCAGCACCCCACGGCCGAGGAGATCGCCCGCCACCTCGCCGGCGACGACGCCCCCGTGGCGGAGCCGGCGGCCTCGGGCGGCCCCGACCGCGACGAGCCGATCGCCGTCGTCGGCATGGCCTGCCGGCTGCCCGGCGCCGAGGACACCGACGACTTCTGGAAGCTGCTGCTGGAAGGCACCGACGCCATCGGCGAGGTGCCCGCGGAGCGCTGGGACGCCGACGCGCTCTACGACCCGCGGCTGGGCCGACCCGGCACCACCAGCACCCGCTGGGGCGGCTTCCTGTCCCGGGTCGCCGACTTCGACCCGGAGTTCTTCGGCATCGCCCCCAGCGAGGCCGCCGCCATCGACCCGCAGCAGCGGCTGCTGCTGGAGGTCGCCTGGGAGGCGCTGGAGAACGCCGCGCTCGTCCCCGACGCGCTGGCCGGCAGCGCCACCGGCGTCTACGTCGGCATCAGCAACAACGACTACACGCGGCTGACCGCCGGCGCGAAGGAGGCGCTCGACGCCCACTACGGCACCGGCAACGCCCTGAGCATCGCGGCCAACCGGCTCTCCTACCTGCTCGACCTGCGCGGCCCCAGCATGGCCGTGGACACCGCCTGCTCCTCCTCGCTGGTCGCCGTGCACCAGGCGTGCGAGGCGCTGCGCCGCGGCGAGGCCACCCTGGCGCTGGCCGGCGGGGTGAACCTCATCCTCAGCCCCGACTACACCGCCGTCTTCTCGCGGGCCCGGATGATGGCCGCGGACGGCCGCTGCAAGGCGTTCGACGAGCGCGCCGACGGATACGTGCGGTCCGAGGGCTGCGGCGTGGTGGTGCTGAAGCCGCTGTCCCGCGCCCAGGCCGACGGCGACCGGGTGCTGGCCGTCATCCGCGGCTCCGCCGTCAACCAGGACGGGCGGTCCAACGGGCTGACCGCCCCGCACGGGCAGGCACAGCAGGACGTCATCCGGGCGGCCTGGGGCGCGGCGGGGGTGTCCCAGGACGAGCTCGGCTACATCGAGGCGCACGGCACCGGCACCGCGCTGGGCGACCCCGTCGAGTACGAGTCGCTGACCGAGGTGCTCACCCGGGGGCCGGGCCGGAGCGAGACCGCCGGGCCCTGCTACCTGGGCTCGGTCAAGACCAACGTCGGACACCTGGAGTCCGCGGCGGGCATCGCCGGCCTCATCAAGGTCGTGCTGGCGCTCCAGCACCGCACCATCCCGCCGCATCTGCACCTGACCCGGCTCAACCCGCACATCGCCGACCTCGACACACCGCTGGAGATCCCGGTCGAGCCGCGCGAGTGGCCCGCCGGGCGGCGCACCGCCGGCGTCAGCGCCTTCGGCTTCGGCGGGACCAACGCCCATGTGGTGCTGTCCGAGGCGCCCGCCGCGGCCCCGCCGGGGTCGTCCGGCGCCCTCGGTCGCGACTCGGCCGAGGGCGCCGCGGACGGCCCCGCCGACGAGGTGCTGACCCTGTCGGCCCGCGGCCCCCAGGCGCTGCGCGAGCTCGCCGCCCGCTACGCCGAGCTGCTGGCCGACACCGCCGAACCGCTCGGCGACATCGCGCACACCGCCGCCACCGGACGCGCCCTGTGGCCGCACCGGCTGGCCGTGGCCGCCGCCACCGCCGAGGAGGCGGGCGAGGCCCTGGCGCGCTTCGCGGAGAGCGGCCGGCCCTCGGCCGCCGTGGCCCGCGGCCGGGCCCCGCGCCGCGCCCCCGCCCTGGCCTTCCTCTTCACCGGGCAGGGCTCGCACCGGGCCGGCATGGGCACCGAGCTCTACCGCGACTGGACCGTGTACCGCGAGGCGTTCGACGAGTGCGCCCGCGTCCTGGACAAGCGTTTCGGCTTCGATCTGCACGAGGTCATCGGTGACGCCGAGGCGCTGGCCAGGACGGAGTACGCCCAGCCGGCCATCTTCGCCGTGGAGTACGCCCTGGCCGCGCTGTGGCGCTCCCTGGGCGTCGAGCCGACCCATCTCCTCGGCCACAGCGTCGGCGAGTACGTCGCGGCCTGCCTGGCCGGGGTCTTCGAGCTCGACGACGCGCTGACCCTGCTGGGCACCCGCGCCCGACTGATGCAGGGCCTGCCGGCCGGCGGCGCCATGCGGGCGGTACGGGCCGGCGAGCGGGAGGCGCTGGAGGCGCTCGCCCCGTACGCCGACCGGGTGGCGCTGGCCGCCGTCAACGGCCCCGAGGAGGTCGTGCTCTCCGGCGAGGCCGAGGCGGTCGCCGCGGTGGCCGAGGGCCTGCGGAAGCAGGGCCGGACGTCGAAGGGGATGCGCACCTCGCACGCCTTCCACTCGCCGCTGCTCGACCCGGTGCTGGAGGAGTTCCGCCGGGCCGTGGAGCAGGTGACGCTGCGTCCGCCGCGGCTGCCGCTGGTCTCCTCGCTCACCGGCGCGCCGGCCGGCCCGCGGATGGCCACCGCCGACTACTGGGTGGACCAGATGCGGCACGCCGTACGCTACGCCGACGGCGTCGCCACCCTCGCCGCCGAGGGCTGCACGCTCGGCGTCGAGATCGGCCCCGACGCGGTGCTGGCCCCCCTGGCCCGGCGGATCGCCAAGGGCGCCAAGTCCACGGGCGAGGGCGCGGGCGAGACGCTGTGGGTCTCCTCGCTGCGCGCCGGCCGCGCCGAGGGCCGCGCCCTGGCCCAGGCGCTGGGCGCCGCATGGGCCGCGGGCGTGTCCGTCGACTGGCCGGCGGTGCGCGCAGGGCGCGGCGGTCGCCGCGTCCAGCTGCCCTCCTACCCCTTCCAGCGGCGCCGGTTCTGGCTGCCCGACGAGCTGCGCGCGCCCGCCGCCGACGAGACGGGCACCTGGGACGGCGCGGCCGCCGGCCGCCACCCGCTGCTGGGCCGCCGACTGCCGGGCATCGCCGGCGATCCCGGCCGGCACGCGTGGCAGCGCGCGCTGGCGCAGGACCAGGTGGCGGTGCTGGACGACCACCGCATCCAGGGGCGGGTCGTCGCCCCCGGCACCAGCTACATCGAGATGGCGCTGGCCGCCGCCCGCGAGCTGGACCCGGAGAGCACGTACACCCTCCAGGACGTGGCGTACCACAGCGTCCTGAGCGTCCCGCCGGACGGCGCGCGCGTCGTCCAGGTCGGGCTGCACGGCCGGCCGGGCCAGCCGCTGGCCTTCAGCGTCCACAGCCGCGGCACGGCCGACACCTCCGGGTGGACCCAGCACGCCACCGCCCGGCTGGTCCGCACCGCGGCACCGGAGTCCGCGGTGTCCGACGGCGGTGCACGCACCGAGGTGAGCAACGGGGAGCGCACGTCATGA
- a CDS encoding bifunctional LLM class flavin-dependent oxidoreductase/SDR family oxidoreductase, translating into MKFSLMFFASDENALNGEDRYELLVRSARFGDEHDFLNIWVPERHFTPLGSLYPNPALLHAALARETSRIGLRAGSVVLPLHDPLRVAEEWAVVDNLSGGRAGISLAAGWNPDDFAFFPDRYAGRNEHLDEALPVLRALWRGESTPATSGTGKPIRVRTHPRPVQPELPLWLTAASSPASFAKAGRVGAHLLTHLLDQGVDGLADNIARYRKARADAGFPPQDGRVTVMLHTFVGTEAEAVTQLARDPYVRYLKGNLGLLKGLAKSRGRGDDIDITALPDEELTQFTGFLYDRFASSRSLIGSPESCLPLVRRLAEIGVDELACLLDFGPPAEEVLAGLPHLDRLRTLAEGDPEVQGAATARREGPIPVALPVPAPDPREAAARGPVWDPDMEAVKARGLAEVDAGEFFDRVETAGAGYGPRMRCLERMWVGEGEVLGRLRLPTGPEDDAYEFHPALLDNAFLLLGALAPEALTGGAVLALPIGVRSLEPYRRPRGTVHSHVVRTPEAEPEGELVADVRLYDDDGLVARAEGLRMRRVESAEEPTDVGAELCYRTDWTEVPAPPAAADAAAGRWLVLADATGTGEALAAELAGAGHQVEVVHADEAPDTARIRRALYRAVAAGPLDGVALLWPLDVPELPDATTDEVVTAQRGGSEAALALVRGALELDDPTRGGRIWLITRGAQPAGGTPVTASGVLQSPVWGLGRVLAVEHPELWGGLVDLDPSDALAVPRLAALLTAERGEHTEDQLALRGERLLAPRLVRAEALTAPADPLPRLDPAGTYLLTGGLGDLGLVLARRMVERGARFLTLTGRGGVRTDAQRAAVAELTALGARVHIATADVADPAQVEAVRDRLAEAGLPPVVGVVHLAGVVRGAMLSGLELDRLREVAAPKVAGSWNLHQVFADARMFLMVSALPAVFGPVGVGAANYAAANAFVDALAHHRRGAGGAGVALGYGPWNQVGMAVREDGLDQLARVGVGSMTPAEGLEVFDRVLRQDPEQVTVARLDWPGVFAAFPTARSTRQFAGFLGEAGDSGSAELLRQLTEADAERRLELGAAYLTERLAAVLGSDAQEIDRQQPITELGLDSLMSLDLRNRVKADLGVVVPVVRFLEGSSVEELTQHVLDLLADVLDEPADDGEREEITL; encoded by the coding sequence ATGAAATTCAGCCTGATGTTCTTCGCCAGCGACGAGAACGCGCTGAACGGGGAGGACCGTTACGAGCTGCTCGTCCGCAGCGCCCGCTTCGGCGACGAGCACGACTTCCTCAACATCTGGGTCCCGGAGCGGCACTTCACCCCGCTGGGCTCGCTCTACCCGAACCCGGCCCTGCTGCACGCCGCCCTGGCGCGGGAGACCAGCCGGATCGGGCTGCGGGCCGGCAGTGTGGTGCTGCCGCTGCACGACCCGCTGCGGGTCGCCGAGGAGTGGGCGGTCGTCGACAACCTCTCCGGCGGCCGCGCCGGGATCTCCCTGGCCGCCGGCTGGAACCCGGACGACTTCGCCTTCTTCCCCGACCGTTACGCCGGCCGCAACGAGCACCTGGACGAGGCGCTGCCGGTGCTCCGCGCGCTGTGGCGCGGCGAGTCGACCCCGGCCACCAGCGGCACCGGCAAGCCCATCCGGGTCCGTACCCATCCGCGCCCGGTGCAGCCGGAGCTGCCGCTGTGGCTGACGGCCGCCAGCTCGCCCGCCAGCTTCGCCAAGGCGGGTCGGGTCGGCGCCCACCTCCTCACCCACCTGCTCGACCAGGGCGTCGACGGGCTCGCCGACAACATCGCCCGCTACCGCAAGGCGCGCGCCGACGCCGGGTTCCCGCCGCAGGACGGCCGGGTCACCGTCATGCTCCACACCTTCGTGGGCACCGAAGCCGAGGCCGTCACCCAGCTCGCCCGCGACCCCTACGTGCGCTACCTCAAGGGCAACCTGGGCCTGCTCAAGGGGCTGGCGAAGAGCCGCGGCCGCGGCGACGACATCGACATCACCGCGCTGCCGGACGAGGAGCTCACCCAGTTCACCGGCTTCCTCTACGACCGGTTCGCCTCCTCCCGGTCGCTGATCGGCTCGCCCGAGTCCTGCCTGCCGCTGGTCCGCCGGCTCGCCGAGATCGGTGTGGACGAGCTGGCCTGCCTGCTCGACTTCGGGCCGCCCGCCGAGGAGGTGCTGGCGGGCCTGCCGCACCTGGACCGGCTGCGCACCCTCGCCGAGGGGGACCCGGAGGTCCAGGGCGCCGCCACGGCACGCCGCGAGGGCCCGATCCCGGTCGCGCTCCCGGTGCCCGCCCCGGACCCTCGGGAGGCGGCGGCCCGAGGACCGGTCTGGGACCCCGACATGGAGGCCGTCAAGGCCCGCGGCCTCGCCGAGGTGGACGCCGGCGAGTTCTTCGACCGGGTCGAGACGGCGGGCGCCGGATACGGGCCGCGGATGCGCTGCCTGGAGCGGATGTGGGTGGGCGAGGGCGAGGTGCTCGGCCGGCTGCGGCTGCCCACCGGGCCCGAGGACGACGCCTACGAGTTCCACCCCGCCCTGCTGGACAACGCGTTCCTGCTGCTGGGCGCGCTCGCCCCGGAGGCACTGACCGGGGGAGCGGTGCTCGCCCTGCCGATCGGGGTGCGCTCGCTGGAGCCGTACCGGCGCCCCCGAGGCACCGTCCACTCCCACGTGGTGCGCACCCCCGAGGCGGAGCCCGAGGGGGAACTCGTCGCCGATGTGCGGCTGTACGACGACGACGGGCTGGTCGCCCGCGCCGAGGGGCTGCGGATGCGCCGGGTGGAGTCGGCCGAGGAGCCCACCGACGTGGGCGCCGAGCTCTGCTACCGCACCGACTGGACCGAGGTCCCCGCCCCGCCGGCCGCCGCGGACGCGGCCGCCGGCCGCTGGCTGGTCCTCGCCGACGCCACCGGCACCGGCGAGGCGCTGGCCGCGGAGCTGGCCGGCGCGGGCCACCAGGTCGAGGTGGTGCACGCCGACGAGGCGCCCGACACGGCCCGGATACGCCGCGCGCTCTACCGGGCCGTCGCGGCCGGGCCACTCGACGGCGTGGCCCTGCTCTGGCCGCTGGACGTCCCCGAGCTGCCCGACGCCACCACCGACGAGGTCGTCACGGCCCAGCGGGGCGGCAGCGAGGCCGCCCTGGCGCTGGTCCGTGGCGCCCTGGAGCTGGACGACCCCACCCGCGGCGGGCGGATCTGGCTGATCACCCGGGGCGCGCAGCCCGCGGGCGGCACGCCCGTCACCGCCTCCGGCGTGCTCCAGTCCCCGGTCTGGGGCCTGGGCCGGGTGCTGGCCGTCGAACACCCCGAGCTGTGGGGCGGCCTGGTCGACCTCGACCCGTCCGACGCCCTGGCCGTGCCGCGGCTGGCCGCCCTGCTCACCGCCGAGCGCGGGGAGCACACCGAGGACCAGCTCGCGCTGCGCGGCGAGCGGCTGCTCGCCCCGCGCCTGGTGCGCGCCGAGGCGCTGACCGCGCCCGCCGACCCGCTGCCGCGGCTCGACCCGGCCGGCACCTATCTGCTCACCGGCGGCCTCGGCGACCTCGGCCTGGTGCTGGCGCGCCGGATGGTGGAGCGGGGCGCCCGCTTCCTGACGCTGACCGGGCGCGGCGGCGTCAGGACCGACGCCCAGCGCGCCGCCGTCGCGGAGCTCACCGCGCTGGGCGCCCGGGTGCACATCGCCACGGCCGACGTGGCCGACCCGGCCCAGGTGGAGGCGGTGCGCGACCGACTGGCCGAGGCGGGCCTGCCGCCGGTGGTCGGGGTGGTGCACCTGGCGGGCGTCGTCCGGGGCGCCATGCTCAGCGGCCTGGAGCTGGACCGGCTGCGGGAGGTCGCGGCCCCCAAGGTCGCCGGCTCCTGGAACCTGCACCAGGTCTTCGCCGACGCCCGGATGTTCCTCATGGTCTCGGCGCTGCCCGCGGTGTTCGGACCCGTGGGCGTCGGAGCGGCCAACTACGCGGCCGCCAACGCCTTCGTCGACGCGCTCGCCCACCACCGGCGCGGCGCCGGCGGCGCGGGCGTCGCCCTGGGCTACGGCCCGTGGAACCAGGTCGGCATGGCCGTGCGCGAGGACGGCCTGGACCAGCTCGCCCGCGTCGGCGTCGGCAGCATGACCCCCGCCGAGGGGCTGGAGGTCTTCGACCGGGTGCTGCGCCAGGACCCCGAGCAGGTCACCGTGGCCCGCCTGGACTGGCCCGGCGTCTTCGCCGCCTTCCCCACCGCCCGGAGCACCCGGCAGTTCGCCGGCTTCCTCGGCGAGGCGGGGGACTCCGGCTCCGCCGAGCTGCTGCGGCAGCTCACGGAGGCGGACGCCGAGCGGCGCCTGGAGCTCGGCGCCGCGTACCTCACCGAGCGGCTGGCCGCCGTCCTGGGCAGCGACGCCCAGGAGATCGACCGGCAGCAGCCCATCACCGAACTGGGCCTGGACTCGCTGATGTCCCTCGACCTGCGCAACCGCGTCAAGGCCGACCTGGGCGTCGTGGTCCCGGTGGTGCGCTTCCTGGAGGGGTCGAGCGTCGAGGAGCTCACCCAGCACGTACTCGACCTGCTCGCCGACGTGCTGGACGAGCCGGCCGACGACGGGGAACGAGAGGAGATCACGCTGTGA